A genomic segment from Vanacampus margaritifer isolate UIUO_Vmar chromosome 3, RoL_Vmar_1.0, whole genome shotgun sequence encodes:
- the ercc6l2 gene encoding DNA excision repair protein ERCC-6-like 2 isoform X3, with translation MMMMMMMESTSVGKASWHTRDHLVPDHGDDEDVTDGYGEEEDANEDENAASRSDLNNLKREKPLFSSGVEHSGACVPLKLCDGSDDSVPYTINRYLRDYQREGIRFIYSNYSHSRGCILGDDMGLGKTVQVLGFLAAALHKKGTWEDIESNKPHFLQSQTPSKQRKPNKLFLIVAPLSVLYNWKDELDTWGHFQYAVVHGLRKQEELARIKKGRVEITLTTYETLRICLTQFNNIDWSAVFVDEAHKIKNPNSQITQAMKGLKCQVRIGLTGTILQNNLEELWCVLDWAVPGCLGNLGHFKIKVSDPIERGQRHSATKRALATARKTIRELVKKISFYFLRRTKSLIKDQLPKKDDRVVYCSLTDFQQTVYQTVLDSEDVQLLLRSSEKCDCQSGRTRRRCCYKKNSEGVPVKALYFTYLTVMRKVASHVALLQSTAGTSKKQEKCVNAICQKVFQKFPDFMQRCKDAAFEALSDPMYSGKMKVLQKLLRFYLQNKAKVLLFSLSTKLLDVLERYCMAEGHDYSRLDGTTKAKERVQIVKEFNTSAHINLCLVSTMAGGLGLNFVGANVVILFDPTWNPANDLQAIDRAYRIGQCRDVTVFRLISLGTVEEITYLRQVYKQQLQSSVVGEESARRYFDAVQGTHKGELFGVNNLFRLQTQGTCLTRKILEREGQVESGVMTTSTHTNTEAVEEEDKTHSISEAGDASKESMAASKIPRGLLDFSSGSDDDAEEEERGCPSGANGTRRMDSSDRPGQTNLLQHGFASLLQRLQAMPESGEGDSSSGSEGTKTSASKSVNLGTNVYSKLGRNMVMNGNTKPRQKSCRTDIEENDRDRSSKNPVLPKSHRFENYSDESDDLDIETLRGSKGDSLSSKQTVVRQVQRRRGHGRKRNTTRGTMFTEGIETFTTSEDESATSLDKAKAGLPKDDQGSGTSTGRREGTSFTCVKNQTSPASKGTIDTVLGGVREVAYTHSNQHVVGGSKAEEMISRAAMKDVFERKMYSQLLANELLTPYEQSLPKSQPDCQPHPAPDIPQQLHDFPPVTFTKRIVQHTRRNTFILGETPRSIRRY, from the exons atgatgatgatgatgatgatggaatcTACTTCAGTTGGAAAAG CATCTTGGCACACCCGTGATCACCTGGTGCCTGATCATGGTGATGACGAGGATGTGACTGACGGGTATGGTGAAGAGGAGGACGCGAATGAAGATGAAAACGCTGCATCGAGAtctgatttaaataatttaaagcgAGAGAAACCATTGTTTTCCAGCGGTGTGGAACATTCCGGGGCATGTGTTCCCTTAAAGCTGTGTGATGGAAGTGATGATAGTGTCCCATACACTATCAACAGATACCTGAGGGATTATCAACGAGAAGGCATcagatttatttacagtaactaTAGCCATTCGAGAGGATGTATCCTGGGGGATGACATGGGCCTTGGGAAGACCGTGCAG gttctTGGTTTCCTTGCGGCGGCGTTGCACAAAAAAGGAACTTGGGAGGACATTGAGAGCAACAAGCCtcactttttgcaaagtcagACCCCATCCAAGCAGAGAAAGCCAAATAAA CTTTTCCTGATTGTGGCCCCGCTGTCAGTGCTGTATAACTGGAAAGATGAACTGGACACCTGGGGCCACTTCCAGTACGCGGTGGTCCACGGGTTGAGGAAACAGGAGGAGCTGGCTCGCATCAAGAAGGGCCGCGTGGAGATCACGCTCACCACCTATGAGACTCTTCGCATTTGCCTGACTCAATTTAATAA CATCGACTGGtctgcagtgtttgtagatgagGCTCACAAGATAAAGAATCCAAACTCTCAAATCACTCAAGCGATGAAGGGTCTCAAATGTCAG gtCAGAATTGGTCTAACTGGCACCATCCTTCAAAATAACCTGGAGGAGTTGTGGTGTGTTCTGGACTG GGCAGTCCCTGGCTGTCTTGGCAATTTGGGGCATTTTAAGATCAAGGTGTCAGATCCAATTGAGCGAGGCCAGAGACACAGTGCAACCAAGCGAGCCTTAGCAACAGCGAGGAAGACCATCAGGGAACTGGTGAAGAAGATTTCCTTCTATTTCCTCCGAAGGACCAAATCGCTGATCAAGGACCAACTCCCAAAGAAGGATGACAGG GTGGTGTACTGCTCTTTGACTGACTTTCAACAGACGGTCTATCAAACTGTGCTGGACTCTGAAGATGTGCAATTGCTTCTGAGGTCTTCAGAGAAATGTGATTGCCAAAGCGGACGTACTCGAAGGAGATGCTGCTATAAA AAAAACTCTGAGGGTGTGCCAGTGAAGGCGCTGTACTTCACTTACCTGACCGTAATGAGGAAGGTTGCCAGTCATGTAGCACTGCTCCAGTCCACCGCAGGCACCAGTAAGAAACAG GAAAAGTGTGTGAACGCCATTTGTCAAAAGGTTTTCCAGAAGTTTCCAGACTTTATGCAGAGGTGCAAAGACGCAGCATTTGAGGCCCTGTCGGACCCAATGTACAGCGGCAAAATGAAG GTTTTGCAGAAGCTCCTAAGATTCTATCTGCAAAACAAAGCCAAGGTGCTCCTCTTTTCACTGTCAACTAAG CTGTTGGACGTTCTGGAGAGGTACTGCATGGCCGAGGGGCATGACTATAGCAGGTTGGATGGGACCACCAAAGCCAAGGAGCGAGTCCAGATCGTCAAGGAGTTCAACACCTCTGCTCACATCAACCTGTGTCTCGTTTCCACCAT GGCGGGAGGTCTTGGTCTGAACTTTGTTGGGGCCAATGTTGTGATATTATTTGACCCAACGTGGAATCCAGCCAATGACCTCCAGGCTATCGACAG AGCATATCGCATTGGCCAGTGTAGAGACGTGACTGTTTTCAGGCTAATCTCGTTGGGGACCGTGGAGGAAATTACCTACCTCAGACAAGTCTACAAACAG cAATTGCAGAGCTCTGTTGTCGGTGAGGAGAGCGCACGGCGGTACTTTGATGCTGTGCAGGGCACCCATAAAGGGGAACTGTTTGGGGTCAATAATCTCTTCAGGCTGCAGACCCAAGGCACATGCCTCACCCGCAAGATACTTGAG CGCGAAGGACAAGTGGAGTCGGGCGTCATGACaaccagcacacacacaaacacggagGCAGTGGAGGAAGAGGACAAGACGCACAGCATAAGC GAAGCTGGAGATGCATCCAAGGAGAGCATGGCTGCATCTAAGATCCCCAGAGGGCTGCTGGACTTCAGTAGCGGGAGTGACGATGAcgccgaggaggaggagcgggGATGCCCCAGTGGAGCGAATGGCACACGAAGAATGGATTCCTCCGACAGGCCTGGTCAAACCAATTTGCTGCAGCACGGTTTCGCCTCACTGCTCCAAAGGCTTCAAGCAATGCCGGAGTCAGGTGAAGGGGACAGTAGTTCAGGTAGTGAGGGGACTAAGACTTCCGCCTCCAAGAGCGTCAATCTTGGGACTAATGTCTACTCCAAACTTGGTAGAAACATGGTAATGAACGGGAATACAAAACCAAGGCAGAAATCATGTAGGACCGATATAGAGGAGAATGACAGAGATAGAAGTTCCAAAAATCCGGTGCTTCCCAAATCGCACCGCTTTGAGAATTATTCAGATGAGTCGGACGATTTGGACATTGAGACGCTTAGAGGGTCTAAGGGTGATTCCTTGAGTTCCAAACAAACAGTAGTACGCcaagtacaaagaagaagaggacACGGCAGAAAAAGAAACACGACTAGAGGAACCATGTTCACCGAGGGCATCGAGACCTTCACAACTTCAGAGGACGAGAGCGCCACAAGTTTAGATAAAGCCAAAGCTGGCCTCCCAAAAGATGATCAGGGATCTGGAACAAGCACGGGTAGACGTGAAGGTACTTCGTTCACTTGTGTGAAAAATCAAACATCTCCAGCATCCAAAGGAACAATTGACACAGTCTTAG GTGGCGTGCGGGAGGTGGCGTACACCCACTCCAACCAGCATGTGGTAGGCGGGAGCAAAGCCGAGGAGATGATCAGTAGAGCCGCAATGAAGGATGTGTTTGAGCGCAAGATGTACTCTCAACTCCTTGCAAATGAACTCCTCACCCCCTATGAG CAGAGCTTGCCCAAAAGCCAACCCGACTGCCAACCTCACCCCGCTCCAGACATCCCGCAGCAACTTCATGATTTTCCCCCTGTCACTTTCACTAAGCGCATCGTGCAGCACACCAGACGTAACACCTTCATCTTGGGGGAGACCCCCCGCTCCATACGCAGGTACTAA